One Spirochaetota bacterium DNA window includes the following coding sequences:
- a CDS encoding DUF1330 domain-containing protein, protein MNTVNPTDEQIALITNKYNDTPFVMVNLLKFKCDSSGKKSQHLYHQYTRKVLPLIKSIGARVVFYGAMKDIFIGTADEIWDEVLCVYYPSGKLFLHMIAQEEYQNANKLREEALEKCILMISDMASM, encoded by the coding sequence ATGAATACGGTTAATCCAACAGATGAGCAGATTGCGCTTATTACAAATAAATACAATGACACACCATTTGTCATGGTAAATCTTTTAAAATTTAAATGCGATAGCTCTGGGAAAAAGAGTCAGCACTTATATCATCAATATACAAGGAAAGTATTACCACTTATTAAGTCAATTGGTGCTCGTGTTGTGTTTTATGGTGCAATGAAGGATATTTTCATAGGTACTGCGGATGAAATATGGGATGAAGTACTTTGTGTTTATTATCCATCAGGGAAATTATTTTTACATATGATTGCTCAGGAAGAATACCAGAATGCAAATAAGCTTCGTGAGGAAGCACTGGAAAAATGTATATTGATGATATCTGATATGGCTTCAATGTGA